A region from the Papaver somniferum cultivar HN1 unplaced genomic scaffold, ASM357369v1 unplaced-scaffold_125, whole genome shotgun sequence genome encodes:
- the LOC113331621 gene encoding metalloendoproteinase 3-MMP-like: MTVPRCGIPDIVKGKTPMKSGKEGHISGGKSSSLQTAKPFIFFPGIPKWPLSKSHLTYRFNSSILVTDTKTLKAVCSSAFARWAEVSHFTFSEAVHPHQKPDIVIGFHRGHHGDMSSFDGAGGVLAHAFSPRDGRFHYDAEENWSTYPVPGQCTMDLETVVLHEIGHLLGLGHSTEPNAVMFPSIRAGSLKRKLDVADIRGIRALYRIHP; this comes from the coding sequence ATGACTGTACCCAGATGTGGAATCCCGGACATCGTCAAGGGAAAAACTCCCATGAAATCAGGCAAGGAGGGGCATATTAGTGGAGGTAAAAGCAGCTCTCTCCAAACTGCTAAACCATTTATCTTCTTCCCAGGAATCCCTAAGTGGCCACTTTCTAAATCCCACCTCACCTATCGATTCAACTCTAGCATCCTAGTTACTGACACCAAGACTTTGAAAGCTGTCTGCTCAAGTGCTTTTGCAAGATGGGCAGAAGTGTCCCATTTTACATTTTCTGAAGCTGTTCATCCTCATCAGAAGCCTGATATTGTGATTGGATTTCACCGCGGTCATCATGGTGACATGAGCAGCTTTGATGGTGCTGGTGGAGTACTTGCTCATGCTTTTTCACCCAGAGATGGACGGTTTCATTACGATGCAGAAGAGAATTGGAGCACTTATCCGGTTCCAGGGCAATGCACAATGGACCTGGAAACAGTTGTGTTACATGAAATTGGGCATCTTCTAGGGCTTGGCCACAGCACAGAACCAAATGCAGTCATGTTCCCTAGCATCAGAGCTGGATCCCTAAAACGGAAACTGGATGTAGCCGATATTCGAGGTATACGTGCCTTGTATCGTATCCACCCATAA